From Zonotrichia albicollis isolate bZonAlb1 unplaced genomic scaffold, bZonAlb1.hap1 Scaffold_257, whole genome shotgun sequence, the proteins below share one genomic window:
- the LOC141727875 gene encoding serine/threonine-protein kinase pim-1-like: protein MWSLTERLVELLRLRMTTMLLGYLFLDNALERLTEDTSSAMSQLALETLHVLGEIQRKAQEALQERYRLGSLLGRGGFGRVFAATRLSDGAPVAIKRVPRNRVRHWGELPDGTSAPLEIVLLAKVSTGFPGVVQLLEWLELPNCIMMMLERPEQCQDLQRFIGARRFLPEEEARALFRQVLEAVRHCTSCGVLHRDIKPGNILVDLDTGQAKLIDFGCGTYLQDTVYTHFAGTLSYSPPEWNDFGWYHGEAATVWSLGILLHQMVCGEHPFRRGWNLSWGQLPLPQRLSQECKDLIRWCLSVNSLDRPALEDLFFYPWMWDIPLP, encoded by the exons atgtggagcctgactgaaaggctcGTGGAGCTCCTGCGGCTCAGGATGACCACCATGCTACTGGGCTATCTgttcctggataatg cccttgaacgcCTGACGGAGGACACAAGCAGTGCCATGTCGCAGCTGGCACTTGAAACGCTGCATGTCCTGGGGGAAATACAGC ggaaggcgcaggaggccctgcaggagcggtaccggctgggttcgctgctggggcgcggcGGCTTCGGCAGAGTCTTCGCGGCCACGAGGCTCTCGGACGGCGCCCCG gtggccatcaaaaGGGTGCCACGGAACCGCGTCCGGCACTGGggcgagctg cccgacggcaccagcgcacccctggagatcgtgctgctggccaaggtgtccactggcttccccggtgtggtccagctgctggagtggctcGAGCTCCCCAACTGCATCATGATGATGCTGGAGCggccagagcagtgtcaggaccTGCAGCGTTTCATTGGGGCACGGCGGTTCCTGCCCGAGGAGGAGGCGCGGGCGCTGTtccgccaggtgctggaggccgtgcggcactgcaccagctgcggggtcctgcacagggacatcaaACCAGGGAACATCCTGGTTGACCTGGACACCGGGCAGGCCAAACTGATTGactttggctgtggcacctacctgcaggacacagtctACACTCACTTTGCAG GAACACTGTCCTACAGCCCCCCGGAGTGGAACGACTTTGGCTGGTACCATGGCGAGGCAGCAACGGTctggtccctgggcatcctgctgcaccagaTGGTCTGCGGGGAGCACCCTTTCAGGAGGGGCTGGAACCTCAGCTGGGGCCAGCTCCCGCTGCCACAAAGGCTCTCTCAAG aGTGCAAAGATCTGATCAGGTGGTGTTTATCCGTGAACTCCTTGGATAGACCCGCACTGGAAGACCTGTTCTTTTATCCTTGGATGTGGGATATTCCTCTGCCatag